In the Pirellulales bacterium genome, CGCGTTACACCCACTGGGCGTGCTGGTCTTTGCCGGTTGGCTGGTGATTTACGCCCGCGACTGGCAATCGACGCCTCGCAAAGCATCCGCGCGATCGCTACGGTACTGGCCGAGCCGAGGGATGCACGCCACCTAGGGCAGCGCCGATGCTGCATAGAAGCACGCGACGAGGGCTTTAGCGCCGGTCGTCCAAACGCGCAAGGTCCGGGTCCGCGCGCAATCCTTCGCGCGCCAGCTTGCGGCGGATCCACCAGTGCGGATCGTACTCCTCGTCGAAGATCGGGTGGGGCCGGCCGAGCCCTGGCAGATTGTCGAATTGCCCGGCGGCCTGCGCGGCGCGGATCTTGTCGTCGGCGATAATCTCGATCGCGCGGCCTGACATCCAACCTTGATCTTTGGCCATGGCGTTCCGCTCTTGCGAATTAAGATCCTGAGGCTCGCCGGCAGGGCTCACATTATTCTACGCCGTCAGTCCCTGCGGACCACGGCCGGGATATACTCTCGCCTGAGCGCTTAAGAATTCTCATCCGCGAAAAAAGGGGGGGCATCATGACGCCTCAACAATTGTTCGGCGTCGCGGTTCGGGCGATCGGGTTGTGGCAATTGATTGAGATTATTAACGCATTGCACGGCGCGGTCTCAACCGTAGCCATGATCGTCGCGATGCCTAATGTCCATGGCTTCGAAGGACCGCTGGATCACTTACGGGCATATTTTATTGTCGGCATCGGTCTAATGCTGAGAGTTGCAATCGGCTGCGTCCTGTTCTTCAAAGCGGATCGAATCGTCGCCCTGGCCTATCCCGCCTGGAAAACGTGTGCCGAGCCCCAGACGGACGGCGGCGACGTTCATTTCCCCCAATGAACATCCATCGGCCTGCAAGCTACGCTTACTTGTCGCCAGCCTGGGGCGATTTTGTCGGTCCAGGGTTTCATCTCCTCATCGCAACTGCATCGCGAAATTGATTTCATGCTCGACGAGCTCGATCCGACAGGTTGGTACACCACGTCGCTGCTGATCGCCGATTGGCTGATTCGCCTGGGACTATCGGTGCGCGTCATTATGCGCGGTCGGCCCGTAGGTTTCACGCTGGCCTGGTTGTCCGTGATCCTGATCTTTCCATTGGGTGGCGCGGTGCTGTACCTGATGTTCGGCGAGCTACGGCTCGGACGACGCCGCGCGGATTGGGCCGAACGCATCCATGGTCCCTATCGCCAATGGCTGGCCGATCTGAACGGCCGCGAGCAAGTCGATTGGCGGCCGCTGGGCTCCGAATCTCAATCGCTCAGCCAGCTTTGCGATAGCGCGGTCGGTATCCCGGCCCTGCCTGGCAACGAAATGCGGCTGCTCGACAACGCCGAGGAAACGTTCCGCGCGCTGGTGGTCGATATCGACGCCGCGCGGCGCACCGTTCACCTGGAGTTCTATATCTGGGCCGTCGGCGGCACGGCTGACGAAGTGGCCGCAGCGCTGTTGCGCGCCGCGGCGCGGGGCGTCACCTGCCGCGTACTGGTCGACGCCGTGGGCAGCCACGAATTTCTGGAAAGTAATCTGGCCCGCCGGCTTCGCGAGGGGAAAGTCCACCTGCACTCGGCATTGCCAGTGGGGCTGTTCCGCATGCTGTTCTATCGCCTCGATCTGCGCATGCATCGCAAGATCGTCGTGATCGATGGCGAGATCGCTTACACCGGCAGCATGAACCTGGTGGATCCGCGCTTCTTCAAGCAAAACGCTGATGTCGGACAATGGGTCGACGCCATGTTGCGCATGCGCGGGCCGGCCGTCGAAGCCCTGGGCGTTACCTTCATTGAGGATTGGGAGTTCGAGACCGGCGAAGGGGTCGAGCAACTGCGTGAAACGGGGGACGTACACGCCGTCGCGACCGCCGGCGAATCCGCTGTGCAAGTCATCCCCTCGGGCCCAGTGCTCCCGGTGCAAGCGATCCAGGCGATTCTGTTGCAGGCGATCTATAGTGCCCGCGAAGAGCTGGTCCTGACGACGCCCTATTTCGTTCCGGACGAATTGATGCTGACGGCGTTACTGTCCGCGGCCGGGCGAGGCGTGCGCGTGACGATCATCTTGCCGGCCCGTGTCGACTCGCGGCTGGTTCGCATGGCCAGCCAGGCCCACAAAGGTGATCTTTTGGCGGCCGGCGTGCGGATCATGCTCTTCGAGAGCGGGCTGCTACATACCAAGAGCGTGACGGTCGACGACAAGCTGAGCCTTTTCGGCAGCTTGAATCTCGACCCGCGCAGCCTGCAATTGAATTTCGAAATCACGCTGGCCGTCTACGATCAGGATTTTACGAACCGGCTGCGCGCTCTGCAAAACAGCTATATCACGGCTTCGACGGCCATGGATCGCAAACGATGGGAACGCCGCTCGTTCCGCGTGCGCTTCGTGGATAATGCGGCCCGACTGTTGAGCCCGCTGTTGTAGGCGTGGGTGATGGAGTTTCACCACGGAGACTCGGAGGAACGGAGGACATGCAGAATGGCCAATGTCTAAAGTCTAATGTCGAAAGAAATCCGAAAAGCTTAATGACGAATGAAGGACAGACTCGCACCACGCCACGCCTACTTCTATCATTCGTCATTGGTCATTTTGTTTTCTTTCGACATTTGAGGTTAGACATTCGACATTGCCGCGGGAACTCTGAGCCTGCGTGGTGCAAATTCCTCTTTAACTTGGAACGAAGGGGAAGAGCCGCTGGCGGGCGTTGGCGTCGAGCAGGGCGGCGTATTCGCTGATTTCGAAGATTTCGGCGTACTCGATTTTCTCGCCGCGCTCGCGGCCGTAAGTGGCGATCAATTCCTGGCGGTAGCGATCGGCTTGCGGGCGCAGGTAGGCCAGGTACCAATCGCGCAGCCAATCGCGGCGGGCCGACGCGTCGGCGGGAACCTGGTCGAGGATGCCGCGATTGAATGGCAACCACTCGAACACCTGCGAGGCGTGGCAGGCGAGCATGTCGATGATCGCGTCTACTTCGCCTCCCACGTCGACGACCACGTCGCCGCGCAGCGGATTGGGGCGCGTGAACCGGTCGGGCAGATAGGCAATCACGGGCGGATGCCGCAGGATGGGGACCTCGGGCACGATCGTGGGGACCGTTACGAGGTACGATGCGTCGCGCACCACGTGGCCACAGGCGCGATGGTCGGGATGATAATCGTTGTCGCGATGTGTCAGAACCAAATCGGGCGCGAAGCTGCGCAGTTCGCGAATCACCTGCCAGCGCAGATCGAGCGAGGGCTCGAGTTGGCCGTCGTGATTCGGCCACGGCGTTGCTTCGGCGCCGATACGGCCGGCCGCGGCGCGCATTTCGTCGGCCCGGCGGGCGGCCAGCGGCTGGCCTGAAAGTTCATGATGCCCCGCGTCGCCGTTGGTGAGTGAGATGATTTTCACCACGTGGCCCAGCGAGCGATAAATCGCGGCCAGGCCACCGGCGTAAAACTCGGCATCGTCGGGATGAGCACCCAGGATTAATAACCGCAGCGGTTCCGACATGCGCCTGACACCTATTAGCTAGTTCGTGGAGCGATGATGAAAAAAGTGCCGCGTCGTTTGCACGCGGACGAGCAACGTTACCTCGGTTTGCGTTAAGCCGCTGGCGGGGCAGGCGGACGGCAGATTATGATAGCGGGTCGACGCGGGCAGATGGAGAAAGATCAACATACGGAGCGCGGTTATCGCCATGAAGTTCATCGAGATGACCGGACGGACGCTGTTGCGCGTGGTGAGCGAGAACGAGATTTCGCCCGAGCAACTGCGCGAATGCGGGGTTAAGGAAGAGAGCCTGGTGCGGGTCAACCCGCAAGGGGATATCGAGCTGCGCCGCCATGACCGCTGGGATGTGATCGGCGGGTTGCTGGGAGAGTTCGGCGCCCGGGTACACCACGAAACGGGCCTCGACTGGGCCTGACGGTGTGGGTAATCGCGTTGCGCGATCACCTACGCGGCACATTTATTTCTCAGAGGGCGTCGCGGATGGTGTCGGCGCGGCCGGCTCTTTGATGGCGTTGTAATACGCCTTGAAGAGCGCGTCGATCAGGGGCTGATCGACCAAGCCGGGCGGGTGGCCGAGTTTGTCTTCGGCCGTCGGCAGCCCTTGCTCGGCGCGGAATCGGTCGACCGCCGCGGCCGTGGCGGTGTCGAAACGATCGAGATCGGGCTCGTCATTACGTGACGGGAACTCCGCGCGGTCGGGCCATAACAATTTCAAGCGATGCAGCATCTGCTTGAGCTGCACGACGTCGCGCCCCTCGACGATCGCGAACGTGCGATGCCCGAGCCGTTCGTGGATGGCGTCGTACTGGCGGCGCAGTTCGCCGACCGGCTCTGAATGCTCAGCCACTTGCAGGGTTTCGACGATGTGGTCGTCGGCCACGCCGGCGTGGTGCTCGTCGGCCACGACGAGCGAAGCGGATTGCATGCGGCCTTTGCGCTTGTCGCCGCCGGCGTGTTGGCCGGCATCGAGTGCCGCGATCAAACGATCGGCCAGCGGACGCTGGGTACCATCGGTGGCCTCGAAGCTGTCGGCCACGGCGTCGATCACTTCGCGGCCGACGAGCAAGTTCCCCTGCACGGTGTAATTCTTTCCCTGCCGCGAGCTGGCGTAGACGCCGTTTTCCTGACCGGTGAAAGCGGCGGTGCGGCCTTGCATGTCGATGATGCCCAGTTGGCGATGCTCGCGGTTGATGTCGTCCGCGAGCAGCTCGTCGATCGCTGCGGCGGGCGTCTTGCCGGCGGCCAGCAGATCGAGTCCCTGGCGACCATATTTGACGGCCGTCGTGGCCTGGGTTGCTACGGCGCCGACGCCGGCGCGAACCCACGGAACGTAACGCCCGACCTGCGTGACACGCGTAGTGACCGCTACGCCGCACTGCGCGGCCGTGGGATCGATGGCGCAGATCGAGAAGGTGTGAAACTCGGGATCGAGCACGGCGGCCGGATCGCCGTTCTGATCGTTTGTCGAAACCGCTATCGCAGACTTCTGCGCGTTGGTTGCAATTGCTGGCACCGCTGGCACACCAGGCGCCGGCGCTCGACGAGCGTGAAGCCCTAAGCCGATCGCTGCTACCAGCGCTGCAATGACTGCCAGCGCCGCGCCGGCCTGTGCCGCGGGCGAAAGCCGGTACGATTTTTTTGATTGCAGCAGCGGCATCAGAAATCCCGATGGCACTTGGCGGCTACTAAGTGATGCGGCCTGTTGAATAGGTAGTTTGGGCACGCCGGGCAGAGCAGTGCAAGCCGGAAGTTGGCGAACCGGACGACTTGTTCTTGGCGCACGTTAGTCGCTTGTTGAAAGAGGGTTTGCCGGAGGAGGGCCGATTCAGGCCGCATACCGGTAATCCACAGATCAAATCATTGTGTCGGATCGAGGGAGGATGCCATGAACAGCAATAGCAACGTGGGTGTGTTCGGCTGGATTCGCGAGGGGGTGCGTCGAGCCGTACTGCTGGGCTTCTCGGACGCGGTCGAACAGATCGGCGCGGCCGACGACAAGGATGCGCTGCACCCGCAATTGCAAAGCTTGCTGCGCGAAGCACCGCGTCGTCTGCCGAGCGAAAGCCGTGCTCCTGAACCCTCGTCGTTGAGCCGCGGCGAGCGCAAACGCCTGGGACGCACGTTGGGGCAATCGCACGCACCATCCGGCGGCGCGACGACTCTGGACGGTTGAAGTCGGGAGGAGCGTTAAGCGCTCTTCACTTCGAAAATCGCTTCGATCTCGACCGAGATGTTGCCGGGGAGCGAGCCCATGCCGACGGCGCTGCGAGCGCCGACGCCGTGGTCTGCGCCGAAGACCTGCGACATCAGATCGCTGAAGCCATTGATGACGGCCGGGTGCTGTTGAAAATCCGGGGCGGCATTGACCATGCCCAGCGTCTTCACGAGGCGCGTGACGCGGTCCAATGTGCCGAAATGGGCACGCAGCGTGGCAAGAATCGCCAGGCCTGTCTGCCGCGCGGCGTCGTAACCGGCCTGTTGGTCGATCTCGGAGCCCACCTTGCCGGTGATCAACGTGCCGTCGGACTTCAGCGGTCCATGTCCCGACACATAAGCGACGTTGCCGATGATGGCGACGGGCTTATAAACGCCGGCCGGCTTGGGGGCCGGGGGAAGTTGCAGTTTCAGTTCGCCCAGTCGTGCTTCAGCGCTCACGATGTGGATCTCCGTCGATAGATTGAGCCGACTATCGCAAGCCGATTGCCGGCGGGATTTCGATTCTAGCCGCCGGGACATGCGTGTCCAGAGGAACGAGCGCGCGGCCGGAGCGCGGTAACATTCATCGCATGATCTATTTGCGCCCGTAGATCGTGGCGGGGTCGGCCAAGCGCTCGGCGATGATCTTTACGCCACCCGGGGCAATTTTGCCGTCGTGGGTGGTGACCTCGCGGAAGAAGCAACTGCGATACCCTTCGTGACAGGCAGGGCCTTGCTGCTCAACCTTCAACAGGATCGTGTCCGCATCGCAGTCGACGAGAATCGACAGGACTCGCTGCACGTGGCCGCTCTCTTCGCCTTTGCGCCACAGGCGTCCTTTGCTGCGGCTGAAATAAACAGCCCGGCCCGTAGCGACAGTTTCGGCGAAGCTTTCGGCGTTCATATACGCCACCATCAGGACTTCGCCCGTTTGGGCGTCCTGCGCGACGGCCGGCAACAGACCGTTGCCCTTGGCAAAGTCGGGAATCGGTGCTTCGGCAGAAGCTTGGTTGGACACGGGACCTCGAGCGGAGGGGTGGTGCGCCCGGTGCGGCTATCGCTGGGACAGATCGGCCGGTTATAGCGAGCGCCCGTTGTGGCGGGCGGTTGCGCGACAATGCCTAGCTTACCGGTAATGCACGGCGGACACCACTTCGAGAGGGGAGTTTCCTGATCGAGGTTCGCGGTCGCACGGACGAGTCATGGCGCGGGCTGTGAAAGCCGGCGGCGCCACGCATACCTGCCGCGCAGTCGGTTCGTTCGCTGCCGGTGGTAAGTCAGGCTTCAGACGACCCTTGGCACGCTGATTGGAGTTCACCCGGCGAGGTTCCGATGCTTACCGAGCGAGGCGGCGTTGGTTGAGAGCGTGAAGGAAAAACGACAGAGGCGCGGGCCGCGGGATGTTTGCGGACTGGGGCAAACGTACCGCTGGTTTGCGCCTTGAATCTCTGCCCGATGATCGCTCCCACGCCTGGCCCGCGTTACCCGACAAATTTGCCGTTCGAGAAAGGGTTGCCGGCTTGAAATCTTCCCTCACGATGATCGTGCCCGTTCGCAACGACGCGGGCTGCCTGTCGCACATCTTCACGCACGCGTTGGAAATCCTGCCAGAGCTGACGCCACGCTGGAACCTGGTGTTGATCGACGACGGGTCGAGCGATGCTACGCCCGAGGTGCTGGCGGAACTGGCGCGCAACTATCCCCAAGTGTCGGTGCTGCATCACTCGGTGTCGAAGGGGGATAGCGCGTGCTTTCGCCGGGGCGCGCTCGTGACGCATAGCGACCTGCTGCTGATGCGCGCTAGCGACTGCGACCTGGACCTGACAGGGATGCAGAAAATGTGGAAGCGCGCGGCATCGCATCCGCTGGTCGTGGCGCGTTCGCATGGTGAAGACGCGCGTGATCGGATCGCCCTAGGGGGGCGCCGCAAGCCACGCGCTACGGCGCGTGGGCCGGGGCTGCAGTTGATTCAACGGCGCGCCTTGTCAGCATGGCTGGCCGGACACGAGGATCATGATCTGCAGGGATATCTGCAAGCCAAACGCTATCCGCAGCACGAGGTCGAATTGCGACGCTGGGATATGGCATGGCTGCCGGCGCAGCAGCTCAATTCCACGGTGTTTGTGCCGCAGCATTGCGATCGTGGTGAAATGGCGGGCCGCCCGAAACGCCCCAACTATCTGCTGCGGCTGAAGGCGTTCGCGCTGGGGGAATAATCCCCTGGGGCATCTTATGGAAACTTGGGCGCAGAGAATAACGCCCTTGGCCGCGATGCGCATCGATCGCGCATGCAGCATTTTGCATTGGTTCATGCGCTAAGTAACGTACCGCCTAAAGGTGGGGCGTTTCATGAGGATTTCATGATCGCGCAAGGCCGGCAATCATAGGCTGCGCAACAGGCGCTAGTTTGGCGGTGCGGTGCCAACCGACATGCGCAATCCTTGACCAGGTTGACGTCGAGTAGACCGACGCGCGCGATTTTACAAATCCGCGCATAACCTACTTGTCGGGCGCTTGTCCCCCTCACCTCGGCTGGCTATGATTCCTGTCGGAACTCGATCACACCACATCTACGAGTTCCACTACGGGGGAGTACAGTCCGCGGGTCAGCCGAGGACAGTGCTGCGACATCTCAGGCAAGTCGTGTTGCGGCGCAAGTCATGCGCAAAGGGCTTTGTCCCGTTGCGCCTGGAGAAGACTTGGCGTCATGCATTTGAACTGTGGTTCCCCGTGCTTGAGGCAGCGATATCAGGGCGGTTCGCCGGATCTTCGCGCGGCCAGGAAACATTGGCTCGCTCACTTTGACGCGTGCCGTGTGGAGGCCGTGAACCGCCCTGCTTTTTCGTACGTAGGGATGTGGAATCGTGCCGGCAGGGTTGCCGTCGTGGATCTACCCGCATCAACCCTGGACAGGATCGAGGTACTGGCATGAGTATTTCGGAATTGGGGTCCGGCGCATTTCCTACCGTGAAAGCGCCCCCCGCTCAATCAGCCGCCACGCAACCGGCGGCTCTCGACGCGACAGCAGGACATTGCGCGTCGTCCTATAGCTCTAGTCCGCCGTCGCCAACGGCGGCGACCTATGGTGCAACGGCGCAACGCCCGGCCCCTTTTAAGCCGGCGCCGTCGAATCCGCCGACGGCGCGTGTGGCCTTGCATCGCATCGCGGCGGTACGCCAACAGCAAGGCATCTCGTTGCGCGGGCTCGCGCGACAGTTGCGGACCAGCATCCGCGACCTGGAGATCGAAGAAGAAGAGACTTCCGACCTGCGGTTGAGCCGCGTCTATTGGTGGCAAAGCGTGTTGGAAGTGCCGATCTCGGAATTGCTGGTCGATTCGAATTCGCCGTTGTCGGCGCCGGTTATGGAGCGCGCTCGCCTGGTACGGATCATGAAGACCGTGGCCGCGATCGCCGAAAAGGCCGACAATTCGTCGATCAAACGACTGGCGCAGACGCTGGCTTCGCAATTGGTCGAGATGATGCCCGAGCTGGAAGGCGTAAGCCCCTGGCACAACGTGGGGCAGCGCCGAACGCTAGACGAGTTGGGGCGAATCGCCGAACGTCCTTATTCGGACGACATCTGGCGCGAGATGGGCTGAGGGTAGGGTGCGCTGTGCGCACCACGAACCTGCCATGATGCGATAAGCCGGAAACGAAATACATGGTGCCCACAGGGCACCCTACAACTCGTGCCCGAAGGGCGCTCACAGCGCGCGCAAATGTGCGCCGAGTGTCTTTGCCGCCCGGGCGACAATTTCTTCGCGGATGGCATC is a window encoding:
- a CDS encoding DUF1992 domain-containing protein; the protein is MAKDQGWMSGRAIEIIADDKIRAAQAAGQFDNLPGLGRPHPIFDEEYDPHWWIRRKLAREGLRADPDLARLDDRR
- the cls gene encoding cardiolipin synthase encodes the protein MLDELDPTGWYTTSLLIADWLIRLGLSVRVIMRGRPVGFTLAWLSVILIFPLGGAVLYLMFGELRLGRRRADWAERIHGPYRQWLADLNGREQVDWRPLGSESQSLSQLCDSAVGIPALPGNEMRLLDNAEETFRALVVDIDAARRTVHLEFYIWAVGGTADEVAAALLRAAARGVTCRVLVDAVGSHEFLESNLARRLREGKVHLHSALPVGLFRMLFYRLDLRMHRKIVVIDGEIAYTGSMNLVDPRFFKQNADVGQWVDAMLRMRGPAVEALGVTFIEDWEFETGEGVEQLRETGDVHAVATAGESAVQVIPSGPVLPVQAIQAILLQAIYSAREELVLTTPYFVPDELMLTALLSAAGRGVRVTIILPARVDSRLVRMASQAHKGDLLAAGVRIMLFESGLLHTKSVTVDDKLSLFGSLNLDPRSLQLNFEITLAVYDQDFTNRLRALQNSYITASTAMDRKRWERRSFRVRFVDNAARLLSPLL
- a CDS encoding PIG-L family deacetylase; protein product: MSEPLRLLILGAHPDDAEFYAGGLAAIYRSLGHVVKIISLTNGDAGHHELSGQPLAARRADEMRAAAGRIGAEATPWPNHDGQLEPSLDLRWQVIRELRSFAPDLVLTHRDNDYHPDHRACGHVVRDASYLVTVPTIVPEVPILRHPPVIAYLPDRFTRPNPLRGDVVVDVGGEVDAIIDMLACHASQVFEWLPFNRGILDQVPADASARRDWLRDWYLAYLRPQADRYRQELIATYGRERGEKIEYAEIFEISEYAALLDANARQRLFPFVPS
- a CDS encoding DUF1028 domain-containing protein, coding for MPLLQSKKSYRLSPAAQAGAALAVIAALVAAIGLGLHARRAPAPGVPAVPAIATNAQKSAIAVSTNDQNGDPAAVLDPEFHTFSICAIDPTAAQCGVAVTTRVTQVGRYVPWVRAGVGAVATQATTAVKYGRQGLDLLAAGKTPAAAIDELLADDINREHRQLGIIDMQGRTAAFTGQENGVYASSRQGKNYTVQGNLLVGREVIDAVADSFEATDGTQRPLADRLIAALDAGQHAGGDKRKGRMQSASLVVADEHHAGVADDHIVETLQVAEHSEPVGELRRQYDAIHERLGHRTFAIVEGRDVVQLKQMLHRLKLLWPDRAEFPSRNDEPDLDRFDTATAAAVDRFRAEQGLPTAEDKLGHPPGLVDQPLIDALFKAYYNAIKEPAAPTPSATPSEK
- a CDS encoding RidA family protein produces the protein MSAEARLGELKLQLPPAPKPAGVYKPVAIIGNVAYVSGHGPLKSDGTLITGKVGSEIDQQAGYDAARQTGLAILATLRAHFGTLDRVTRLVKTLGMVNAAPDFQQHPAVINGFSDLMSQVFGADHGVGARSAVGMGSLPGNISVEIEAIFEVKSA
- the hisI gene encoding phosphoribosyl-AMP cyclohydrolase; the protein is MSNQASAEAPIPDFAKGNGLLPAVAQDAQTGEVLMVAYMNAESFAETVATGRAVYFSRSKGRLWRKGEESGHVQRVLSILVDCDADTILLKVEQQGPACHEGYRSCFFREVTTHDGKIAPGGVKIIAERLADPATIYGRK
- a CDS encoding glycosyltransferase, translating into MKSSLTMIVPVRNDAGCLSHIFTHALEILPELTPRWNLVLIDDGSSDATPEVLAELARNYPQVSVLHHSVSKGDSACFRRGALVTHSDLLLMRASDCDLDLTGMQKMWKRAASHPLVVARSHGEDARDRIALGGRRKPRATARGPGLQLIQRRALSAWLAGHEDHDLQGYLQAKRYPQHEVELRRWDMAWLPAQQLNSTVFVPQHCDRGEMAGRPKRPNYLLRLKAFALGE